Proteins from one Gilliamella sp. ESL0443 genomic window:
- a CDS encoding multidrug efflux SMR transporter yields the protein MNSYLLLFIAIICEVIATSSLKLSNGFTHLMYSIITIIGYSASFYVLSLALKTIPVGIAYAIWSGIGIIIISLIAWIFMKQSLDLAALIGMGFIIFGVVIINLFSNVSGH from the coding sequence ATGAATTCATATCTATTACTTTTTATTGCAATTATTTGTGAAGTGATTGCAACTTCTTCATTAAAACTTTCTAACGGTTTTACGCATTTAATGTATTCAATAATTACTATTATTGGTTATAGCGCGTCATTTTATGTTCTTTCATTGGCCTTAAAAACTATTCCTGTCGGTATTGCTTATGCGATTTGGTCGGGGATCGGGATTATTATTATCAGTTTGATAGCTTGGATTTTTATGAAGCAATCTTTAGATCTAGCAGCATTAATTGGTATGGGCTTTATTATATTTGGTGTGGTTATTATTAACCTATTTTCAAATGTTAGCGGGCATTAA
- a CDS encoding multidrug efflux SMR transporter — MGWLFILTAAIFEVIGAIGLKLYSQQKSLLRLIFYWGGFFVSFILFYFSLKYLDLSIVYPVWVGLGTSGAVLANMLIFNEPKNFTRIFGLSVIIIGIVGLHVTI; from the coding sequence ATGGGATGGTTATTTATTTTAACTGCTGCAATTTTCGAAGTTATTGGCGCTATAGGTCTTAAGCTATACTCGCAACAAAAAAGCTTGTTGCGATTAATATTTTATTGGGGTGGTTTTTTTGTTTCATTTATACTATTTTATTTTTCACTCAAGTATCTGGATTTAAGTATAGTTTATCCAGTGTGGGTAGGGCTAGGTACTTCGGGTGCGGTTTTGGCTAATATGCTCATCTTCAATGAACCGAAGAATTTCACTCGAATATTTGGGCTGAGTGTGATTATTATCGGTATCGTTGGTTTGCATGTGACTATTTAG